From Myxococcus guangdongensis, the proteins below share one genomic window:
- a CDS encoding GspE/PulE/PilB domain-containing protein — MKKRLGDILLERGMMDALQLHSALAYQRKWGVPLGQVVVDQRFCTAQQVLEALAEQVGMQTVDLDAQPPEAALARLIPERVAETHRVVPLRLEGHAPRDTLVVAIAAPASLASVDAVKSVTGRTRVVAKLATDASIRRAIGRMYRGETEVAPRRPGMEGFSLPEADEQMPMVLSGSMAELTNMAPPVVAAEGELPLLSSLEEETARPVIAAVPRPRTPSQTKLPTVTAAPAQALAQVLVYGWGAQAASGLVRVLTDAGFTARVASTEELLASSQTQVVVAPLPSLEALGRRVGAQVVAAGKTPEVDLPRAQAVGARGFVAAPVDAELLLRTVRRLAHAPVDTTFLRRAS; from the coding sequence CCTGCTCGAGCGCGGGATGATGGATGCGCTGCAGCTCCACTCCGCGTTGGCGTATCAGCGCAAGTGGGGCGTTCCGCTGGGACAGGTGGTGGTGGACCAGCGCTTCTGCACGGCGCAGCAGGTGTTGGAGGCGCTGGCGGAGCAGGTGGGGATGCAGACGGTGGACCTGGACGCGCAGCCCCCCGAGGCGGCCCTGGCGCGCCTGATTCCGGAGCGGGTGGCGGAGACGCACCGCGTGGTGCCGCTGCGGCTGGAGGGACACGCTCCTCGGGACACGCTGGTGGTGGCCATCGCCGCGCCGGCGAGCCTGGCGTCGGTGGACGCGGTGAAGAGCGTGACGGGGCGGACGCGGGTGGTGGCGAAGCTGGCCACGGACGCGTCCATCCGCCGCGCCATCGGCCGGATGTACCGGGGTGAGACGGAGGTTGCGCCCCGTCGTCCTGGCATGGAGGGGTTCTCCCTGCCGGAGGCGGACGAGCAGATGCCCATGGTGCTCAGCGGCAGCATGGCGGAGCTGACGAACATGGCGCCGCCCGTGGTGGCCGCCGAGGGTGAGCTGCCGCTGTTGTCCTCGCTGGAGGAGGAGACGGCGCGGCCCGTCATCGCTGCGGTGCCTCGGCCCCGCACGCCCTCCCAGACGAAGCTGCCCACGGTGACGGCGGCTCCCGCCCAGGCGCTGGCGCAGGTGCTGGTGTACGGCTGGGGCGCGCAGGCGGCGTCGGGGCTGGTGCGGGTGCTGACCGATGCGGGCTTCACCGCGCGGGTGGCGAGCACCGAGGAGCTGCTGGCGTCGAGCCAGACGCAGGTGGTGGTGGCGCCGCTGCCTTCGCTGGAGGCGCTGGGCCGGCGGGTGGGCGCGCAGGTGGTGGCCGCGGGCAAGACGCCCGAGGTGGACCTTCCCCGGGCGCAGGCGGTGGGAGCGCGGGGCTTCGTGGCGGCTCCGGTGGACGCGGAACTGCTGCTCAGGACGGTGCGTCGACTGGCCCATGCGCCCGTCGACACCACGTTTCTCAGGCGCGCCAGCTGA